A window of bacterium genomic DNA:
GATGGATTAAATATTTAAATATTTTTCTCTGCGTCATAGTGGTATACCTATCATTTAATATTTTTTTATTCCTACGTTCTTATGGAAAAGAAAAGGCAGAAGCTGCTGTTTTGCCGATTTCTCCTGAATCTCAATCTCTCGCAAAGTCTGAAAAAAATCTTAGTGATTACGCGGTAATTTATAAAAGAAATTTATTTAATATTAGTGAAATTTCTAAACCTATAACTACTTCTTCCAAAGTTTCGTCTTTTAAATTAAAAGGGACGGTAGTGGGTTCTTCGGAATTTACATTCTGTATAATAGAAGATAAAAGCAAGCGAAAAGATGGCCTTTATCAAAAAGGTGATAAAATACAGGATATGGAAGTTAATGAGATTATGGTTGACAGCGTGGTATTAGTAAGAGGCGCTGAAAAAATAGTTTTGTATATCAACGAAAACGGAGAGGAAACCAAAACAAATGATAGGACTGTTGTTACTGCCGGTTTGCCGTCGCCTGATTTTCCCAGCTTAGAAAATCCTTCCCCTAATAAGTGGATTTTAAGCAGAGAAGATATTCTTCAGGCAACAAAAAATGTTTCGCAGATTATGTCAGGTTTGAAAATTAAGCCTAATTTTTCTGCGGGTAAGATGGAAGGTTTTAGGATTGACGACATTGACGAAGGAAGCATAGCTTTGGAAATGGGAATAAAGAAAGGCGATGTTGTTAAGAAAATAAACGGCGAAACGATAGATAGCCCCAAAAAGATCTTTGAGTTTTACAGAAATTTAGAAAGGTCTAACTCAATTCAATTGGATGTTGACAGAGGCGATTCAACGGAAACTTTAACTTATGAAATAAAATAATAAATTTATGATTATGCAAATTAAAAAAATGCGATTTAAATCAATTATTTGCGCGGTTTTATTTTTTATAATGTTTTTGAATGTTAACTGCGCGCCTGCAACTTCTCCTTTACCGGGAGCAGACGCGAAAGAACTTATCTCTATAAATTTTGAGAGTGTTGATTTAAGAATAGTTACGAATTTTGTTTCGAAAGTGACAGGAAAGAATTTTCTTCTCGACGATAGAGTTAGAGGAAAGGTAACTATTATCTCCCCGACTCAAATACCGGTGGAAGAAGTATATGCAGTCTTTTTGTCTGTACTTGAGGTGAGGGGCTTCACAGCTATCCCTGCCGGCAGAGTTACGAAAATAGTGCCTATGGCAACAGCCAGGCAATCTTCCCTGCCGACAAGTATTGGCAAGGAAATTTCAGAAATGCCGATGGAAGATAAGATGATTACGCATCTTATTCCTTTAGAGTATGCGGATAGCCAGCAGATTATTGCTATACTTACACCGCTTATTTCTGGACAGGGGCATTTAACTTCCTACCAGCCTACGAATACTTTGATTGTCACGGATACATCTTCCAATATACATAAACTTTTGACGATTATAAATACTTTTGACATTGAAGGCGCAAAGTTAGAGACGTCTATAATTTCTTTAAAATATGCTTCTGCGCAAACGATTTCCGAAAAAGTTAGCAGTGCTGTAGAAAGCGCCGGCAGAAAGCCAATTACTAACGCAAGACCTACAAGAGGCGCTGTGTCTAGAACCTCTGCGTCTATTAGAGGGGGAATTACTCTTATTCCCGATGAACGTATAAATTCTATTATTTTAGTAGCCAATCAAGATGATACTTTAAGAGTAAGAGAGCTTATTGAACAATTGGATATTTTGCCTCCTCCAGGAAGAGAGACCATACATATTTATAAATTAAAATACGCTGACGCAGAAGAATTGGCTAAAATTCTATCGGGTATGCCTTTAGGAAAGGATGCAGCCCAAAAAGGAGCCAAACCTATCAGTATCAGCGCCGATGTTTCCACTCGTTCTTTAATTGTTACCGCAGACCCTGAGGATTATAGCAATATAAAAGAAGTGATAGACCAGCTTGATTCTGTAAGACCTCAAGTTTTCTTAGAAGCATTGATTGCTGATGTGTCTATGGATATGATGACAGATTTAGGTGTTGAATGGGGTACAGTAGATAATCCGGTAGAGGGGGAATACAGAGGGTTTGGGGGCGCGAAATATGGCGCAGGGTCTCTTTATGAAAAAGCTGTAACTTTCTCCGGTCTTATCATAGGAGCTATGAAGGGAACAACTTCGGGAATACCTAATGTGGGGATGATTATACAAGCGTATAGTAAAAAAACCGGATTTGATATTCTTTCCACTCCGCAGATACTTACTCTGGATAATAAAGAAGCAAAAATATTGGTCGGCGAGAATATTCCTTATCTGACTTCTTCCCGTATAACCGAGCAGGATACCGTTGTAAATAGTTATGGATATAAAGATGTAGGGATAGAATTAACGATAACTCCTTATATAGGAACGGAAAATAACCTTAAACTTGATATATATCAGAAAGTTACGAAACTTGTTCCCACAGCAACCGGAACAGAACTGCCTACAACGACGATACGAGAAGCGAAAACAAGCGTGTCGGTAGATGACGGTTCTACGATTGTTATCGGAGGACTTATAAGGGACGATAGCACTGAAGTGCTGTATAAAGTTCCGTTATTGGGAGATATATGGATTTTAGGCGCATTATTTAGAAGAACCGAGAAAAAAATTGAGAGAAGAAACCTTCTTATATTTATAACCCCTTATATCATAAGAGAGAAAGCAAAAATAGAAGAATTAACACAACAGAAAAAAGAACTCCAGGATAAATTCAAGATAGAGGAAATAGTTAAGTGATCCCCGTTAGACCTGCCCGCTTCGCAGCAGGCGGGGATTAAAAACTTTTTATGTTTTACATCAATTTT
This region includes:
- a CDS encoding type II secretion system protein GspD, which gives rise to MFLNVNCAPATSPLPGADAKELISINFESVDLRIVTNFVSKVTGKNFLLDDRVRGKVTIISPTQIPVEEVYAVFLSVLEVRGFTAIPAGRVTKIVPMATARQSSLPTSIGKEISEMPMEDKMITHLIPLEYADSQQIIAILTPLISGQGHLTSYQPTNTLIVTDTSSNIHKLLTIINTFDIEGAKLETSIISLKYASAQTISEKVSSAVESAGRKPITNARPTRGAVSRTSASIRGGITLIPDERINSIILVANQDDTLRVRELIEQLDILPPPGRETIHIYKLKYADAEELAKILSGMPLGKDAAQKGAKPISISADVSTRSLIVTADPEDYSNIKEVIDQLDSVRPQVFLEALIADVSMDMMTDLGVEWGTVDNPVEGEYRGFGGAKYGAGSLYEKAVTFSGLIIGAMKGTTSGIPNVGMIIQAYSKKTGFDILSTPQILTLDNKEAKILVGENIPYLTSSRITEQDTVVNSYGYKDVGIELTITPYIGTENNLKLDIYQKVTKLVPTATGTELPTTTIREAKTSVSVDDGSTIVIGGLIRDDSTEVLYKVPLLGDIWILGALFRRTEKKIERRNLLIFITPYIIREKAKIEELTQQKKELQDKFKIEEIVK